The following coding sequences are from one Capsicum annuum cultivar UCD-10X-F1 chromosome 3, UCD10Xv1.1, whole genome shotgun sequence window:
- the LOC124896697 gene encoding uncharacterized protein LOC124896697: MPSSSIPPSFPKEFLSKGENAKFKKLFDKFSTLSINIPLVEDLQDMPGYAKYLKDLTSKKRILEDKKIEIMHNCSDIISRTLAKKKNDLGIFIISCTIEYFKFVKALFDIVSSINLMPYDRFYKLKLVKPQPTMMKFLIADHSIKKPIEDLYDVLVKVDQLIFPAYIMILDCAMDIKDPIILERPFLAIEKALVDVESDEIKFWLNNEDVSFNIFKSMK, from the coding sequence CCCTAAAGAGTTCTTATCGAAGGGAGAAAATGCaaagttcaaaaagctatttgataaatttagtacCCTATCTATAAATATTCCTCTAGTTGAGGATTTGCAAGATATGCCGGGGTATGCTAAATATTTGAAGGATTTGACATCTAAGAAGCGGATTTTGGAagacaaaaaaatagaaataatgcATAATTGTAGTGACATCATATCAAGAACATTGGCAAAAAAGAAGAACGACCTcggtatttttataatttcatgcACCATCGAATATTTCAAGTTCGTGAAAGCATTATTTGACATTGTATCAAGCATAAACCTAATGCCATATGACAGATTCTACAAGCTCAAATTGGTAAAGCCGCAACCTACCATGATGAAATTTCTAATTGCTGACCATTCCATCAAGAAACCAATCGAAGATCTTTATGATGTTCTAGTCAAAGTTGATCAGTTAATCTTCCCAGCCTATATCATGATCTTGGATTGTGCAATGGATATAAAAGATCCTATAATTCTCGAGAGGCCATTCTTAGCTATCGAGAAGGCTTTGGTAGATGTAGAATCCGATGAGAtaaagttttggttgaataatgaAGATGTTTCTTTCAACATATTTAAATCCATGAAGTAA